Within the Nyctibius grandis isolate bNycGra1 chromosome 4, bNycGra1.pri, whole genome shotgun sequence genome, the region GATGGCCAAGGGCCACCTTACCTTGGTGAGAGATTTGAGCCCCAGCGCTGTGACAACTGCCCCCGTGGTCGCGCTCACATAGGCTGTCCCCAGCTGGCTGCAAGAGCAGGAGGTGACACCGATAAGCCAGGGTGCCCCCATCCCACCATACCCCCAAAGGAGGGGACAGCATGGCCTTCAATAGCATCAAGACACCTGGGTTTCTCTTCCAGCTCTACCACTAACCCTGACAGCCCCACTGGTGTCCATCTCTGGCTGTGCCAGCTCCCCGTCATCCCATCTCACAGCCCCCTGCTATTTAAGAAGCTGTCCAAGGCACCCCCCTGGCATTTTGGGGTGCCCCAAGGACCTCGTCAGAAGGATGCTTacctgggggtgatgggtgcATCCCCACTGCGGTTGGTGTAGTTGACAATGGCGTTGAAGGACTGGTTGACCCACTGCCAGAACAGCACGGCCGGCGTGGTCCTACCAGAGAGAGGAGgatgctggtggcactgggggatGGCACCCATGCTCCTACGGCGCGGGTGCACTGCGGGGTAATGGGACATGtgtcccctcctcaccccaggGCCAGGAGTGAGGCCTGGCcctggggtgaggaggggacaGGTACCTGTAGAAGGTCAACATGCAACCGGTGATGGTCATGTTCATGGGGACCTGGGCAGACATGCGTCCCACGAGGAGCATCTTCTCGCCCGTGTCAGGGTGGAAAGCCGAGTCGTAGATGTACTTCGCCCGCCAAAGCTGGTCCTCTGTCAGCCCTGGGGGTACTGTGCCCGCCCTGCCAGGTAAGGGTAGCACCTGTTGGGAGACCCTCTGCCAGCACCCATGCCCTACCTGGTCCCCCACCCCATGTGGGGCAGCTGGGGGATTCCTTGGGGACCAGCCAATTTGAGTGGCTGGTTTTGGCCAGGGGGGGCcagcacctctcccgttcccaCCCCTGGTGATGGTCCCGAGGCCGTATCCCGcccaggagctgtgctgggcGTATGACCCCCCCCAGTACCTGTAGTCCTCCACCACCCGGCGGGCCTCCTCCAACGTGGCCCCGGAGAGCAGCAGGTTTCGGGGGTCGGTCACCATGAAGAAGTGCTTGGCCCGGCCCTGGAAGGTGCTCTGGTCCCAGCGGGGCTCCCGGATGTTGAtggtggcagggagggacagTGGCATCttctggggacagggggacagcTATGTGGGATGCAGTGTCTGTGTGTccc harbors:
- the SFXN3 gene encoding sideroflexin-3 isoform X2 — its product is MAGAAREAMPLSLPATINIREPRWDQSTFQGRAKHFFMVTDPRNLLLSGATLEEARRVVEDYRAGTVPPGLTEDQLWRAKYIYDSAFHPDTGEKMLLVGRMSAQVPMNMTITGCMLTFYRTTPAVLFWQWVNQSFNAIVNYTNRSGDAPITPSQLGTAYVSATTGAVVTALGLKSLTKHLPAIIGRYVPFAAVAAANCINIPLMRQRELKLGIPVTDENGNRLGESTAAAQKAIFQVVVSRIGMAAPAMAIPPVIMNVLEKRAFLKRYPYLNAPLQVSLVGLCLVFATPLCCALFPQKSSMHVRRLEPEVQAQIREKDPQLETVYFNKGL
- the SFXN3 gene encoding sideroflexin-3 isoform X1, producing the protein MAGAAREAKMPLSLPATINIREPRWDQSTFQGRAKHFFMVTDPRNLLLSGATLEEARRVVEDYRAGTVPPGLTEDQLWRAKYIYDSAFHPDTGEKMLLVGRMSAQVPMNMTITGCMLTFYRTTPAVLFWQWVNQSFNAIVNYTNRSGDAPITPSQLGTAYVSATTGAVVTALGLKSLTKHLPAIIGRYVPFAAVAAANCINIPLMRQRELKLGIPVTDENGNRLGESTAAAQKAIFQVVVSRIGMAAPAMAIPPVIMNVLEKRAFLKRYPYLNAPLQVSLVGLCLVFATPLCCALFPQKSSMHVRRLEPEVQAQIREKDPQLETVYFNKGL